A genomic window from Fusarium verticillioides 7600 chromosome 5, whole genome shotgun sequence includes:
- a CDS encoding C-5 sterol desaturase, which yields MDVVLEVVDTFIADYAYAYFHPKPPAPYDFPSPSNSTDTSAKAFSTWTYKPATQFITFEPAEEAYMSAWDRDNPLRQALTLYLITWIFGLLVYFIVATLSYIFIFDKRTFDHPRFIKNQVRLEIIAANKAMPVMAIITAPFFLLEVRGYGKLYDTTEDGPGLWYDFFQFPLFLLFTDFCIYWAHRWLHHRLVYKYLHKLHHKWIMPTPFASHAFHPLDGFTQSLPYHIFPFIFPLQKMAYVALFVFVNLWSVMIHDGEYLTNNPVVNGAACHSLHHSRFEVNYGQFFTGFDRMGGTYLMPEQWMFERNIKMSEGRWKKEIEKVDELIEEIEGQDNRTYGSSSTKKTQ from the exons ATGGACGTTGTCCTCGAGGTCGTCGATACATTTATCGCCGATTACGCATACGCCTACTTTCACCCAAAGCCTCCGGCTCCTTATGATTTCCCATCGCCCTCAAACTCGACAGATACGTCGGCCAAggccttctcaacatggacTTACAAGCCAGCCACTCAATTCATCACGTTTGAGCCAGCAGAGGAGGCATACATGAGCGCTTGGGATCGTGACAATCCTCTTCGACAAGCTCTGACTCTATATCTCATCACTTG GATCTTTGGGCTTCTCGTCTACTTCATCGTCGCGACACTCTCgtacatcttcatcttcgacaAGCGAACATTTGACCATCctcgcttcatcaagaaccaagTCCGCCTTGAGATCATTGCAGCCAACAAGGCCATGCCcgtcatggccatcatcaCGGcacccttcttcctccttgaaGTGCGCGGATACGGCAAACTCTACGACACCACCGAAGATGGACCCGGGCTCTGGTACGACTTCTTCCAGTTCccgctcttcctcctttttACCGACTTCTGTATATACTGGGctcatcgctggcttcacCACCGCCTGGTCTACAAGTACCTGCACAAGCTTCATCACAAGTGGATCATGCCTACGCCCTTTGCTAGCCATGCTTTCCACCccctcgatggcttcacccaGTCATTGCCATACCACATCTTCCCCTTTATCTTCCCGCTCCAGAAGATGGCATATGTGGCGCTCTTCGTGTTCGTGAACCTCTGGTCTGTCATGATCCATGATGGTGAgtatctcaccaacaaccccGTTGTCAACGGCGCTGCTTGCCACTCTCTTCACCACTCCCGCTTTGAGGTCAATTACGGCCAGTTCTTCACTGGCTTCGACCGTATGGGCGGAACATATCTCATGCCTGAGCAGTGGATGTTCGAGCGTAATATAAAGATGTCAGAGGGtcgatggaagaaggagattgagaaggtcgatgagcttattgaagagattgaaggtCAAGACAACCGTACATACGGTTCGTCTAGCACCAAGAAGACTCAATAG
- a CDS encoding ribosomal protein L28e, which translates to MSTAQELSNISSDLIWEIVRDNNCFSAKSKKNGGVQFSRDPLNLTNKTSRKHAGFVNDKALGITSGEKGAIVVTSKKAQPNKPAQNLVKTSYSGSKSNRKTYQAVANQAAKNGYRADLRSAAVERASALKKSNKPVKPEPEQKLRGNKAKKAAAAAEEN; encoded by the exons ATGTCTACCGCCCAGGAGCTCTCCAACATTTCCTCGGACCTGATCTGGGAGATCGTCC GTGACAACAACTGCTTCTccgccaagagcaagaagaacggCGGTGTTCAGTTCTCCCGAGACCCCCTTAACCTGACCAACAAGACTTCTCGCAAG CACGCTGGTttcgtcaacgacaag GCCCTCGGTATCACCTCTGGCGAGAAGGGTGCTATTGTTGtcacctccaagaaggcccAGCCCAACAAGCCCGCCCAGAACCTTGTCAAGACCTCTTACAGTGGATCCAAGAGCAACCGCAA GACCTACCAGGCTGTTGCCAACCAGGCTGCCAAGAACGGTTACCGTGCTGACCTCCGCTCCGCTGCCGTTGAGCGTGCCTCCGCCCTCAAGAAGTCCAACAAGCCCGTCAAGCCCGAGCCCGAGCAGAAGCTCCGTggcaacaaggccaagaaggccgccgccgccgctgaGGAGAACTAA